The following are encoded together in the Pseudoalteromonas piscicida genome:
- the xseA gene encoding exodeoxyribonuclease VII large subunit, which produces MGYPNNNKTYSVSRLNREIRALLEQGFASVQLTGEISNFVAPASGHWYFSLKDDKAQIKAAMWRGNNRYCNHRPANGQQVMVQARVSVYEPRGDYQLIVEQMAPAGEGLLKQQFDALKMQLAAKGLFSASHKKPLPSAINRVGVVTSATGAAIKDILTVLKRRAPQLQVVIYPALVQGDEAKQQICKQIAQANTRREVDVLIVGRGGGSLEDLWSFNEESVARAIFASSIPVISAVGHEIDTTISDYVADVRAPTPSAAAELVSPDSEALKQRTSQLLQYLHQAFKRRLEGASQRLANFEARLQLQHPKNQLMQQTQRVDELEQRLIRAQAHHLRQKQSQFHLLQHRFDRLHPEQRIAQFKQLVAQLSDKLQYAMEQKLNTQRHQLAVSSARLDSVSPLAVLARGYSIAKQEDKVIKSVADVDPEKPIVTQLADGEVVSMVKATQ; this is translated from the coding sequence ATGGGATACCCCAATAATAATAAAACCTATTCTGTATCAAGACTTAACAGAGAAATACGCGCGCTCTTAGAACAAGGTTTTGCCTCTGTACAACTTACCGGAGAAATTTCAAACTTTGTTGCTCCGGCCTCAGGGCATTGGTATTTTTCTCTAAAAGATGACAAAGCACAGATAAAAGCGGCCATGTGGCGAGGTAATAATCGTTACTGTAACCACCGCCCTGCCAATGGTCAGCAGGTAATGGTACAAGCTAGAGTGTCAGTGTATGAACCGCGAGGCGACTATCAATTGATAGTCGAGCAAATGGCCCCTGCTGGTGAAGGTTTGCTCAAACAGCAGTTCGACGCCCTTAAAATGCAGCTAGCCGCAAAAGGCCTGTTTTCAGCTAGTCACAAAAAGCCTTTGCCAAGTGCCATTAATCGCGTGGGGGTCGTCACCTCAGCGACAGGGGCTGCCATCAAGGATATTTTGACTGTACTTAAACGCCGTGCCCCACAGTTACAGGTCGTTATTTACCCAGCCTTAGTGCAAGGCGATGAAGCCAAACAGCAGATTTGCAAACAAATCGCTCAGGCGAATACTAGACGCGAGGTAGACGTATTGATCGTTGGCAGAGGTGGCGGCTCATTAGAAGACTTATGGAGCTTTAACGAGGAATCCGTCGCAAGGGCCATTTTTGCCAGCTCAATTCCGGTGATAAGCGCAGTAGGCCATGAGATAGATACTACCATTTCCGACTATGTTGCAGATGTCAGAGCGCCAACCCCATCGGCGGCCGCAGAGCTAGTGAGCCCAGACTCAGAAGCGCTAAAACAGCGTACTTCACAATTGCTACAATATCTCCATCAGGCTTTTAAACGTCGCCTTGAAGGTGCATCACAGCGTTTGGCAAATTTTGAAGCCCGACTGCAGCTACAACACCCTAAAAATCAACTTATGCAGCAAACACAGCGAGTTGATGAATTAGAGCAACGATTAATTCGTGCTCAAGCTCATCACTTACGTCAAAAGCAATCACAATTTCATTTGCTGCAACATCGATTTGATCGATTACATCCAGAACAAAGGATTGCTCAATTCAAGCAATTGGTCGCACAACTCAGTGATAAGTTGCAGTATGCAATGGAGCAAAAGCTTAACACACAAAGGCACCAACTCGCGGTATCAAGTGCAAGGCTGGACAGTGTCAGTCCACTGGCGGTGCTAGCTCGAGGCTATAGTATCGCTAAACAAGAAGATAAAGTGATTAAGTCTGTGGCGGATGTCGACCCAGAAAAGCCGATAGTCACACAACTTGCAGATGGTGAGGTGGTGTCTATGGTAAAAGCAACCCAATAA
- the guaB gene encoding IMP dehydrogenase yields the protein MLRIAKEALTFDDVLLVPAHSTVLPHTANLKTRLTRGIELNLPLVSASMDTVTEARLAIALAQEGGIGFIHKNMTIEEQARNVRKVKTYEAGIISFPVTVTSDLTIAEAMELAQDKGFSGFPVVGANNQLEGIVTSRDMRFETKLEKAVSTVMTKKDDLVTVKEGASREEILGLMHEHRIEKILVVDDAFALKGMITVKDYQKAQDKPNACKDEQGRLRVGAAVGVGAGTDERIAALVEAGVDVLLIDTSHGHSQGVIDRVKATRETYPELQIVAGNVATAEGAIALADAGADAVKVGIGPGSICTTRIVTGCGVPQITAISDAVEGLKGRDIPVIADGGIRFSGDIVKALVAGASCVMVGSMLAGTEESPGEVELYQGRYYKSYRGMGSLGAMNQKEGSSDRYFQKSDAADKLVPEGIEGRVAYKGPIATIIHQQIGGIRSAMGLTGCATIEELNTKPQFVRVTSAGMGESHVHDVQITKEAPNYRMG from the coding sequence ATGCTAAGAATTGCAAAAGAAGCCCTTACCTTTGACGACGTACTTTTAGTACCAGCTCATTCAACTGTTCTTCCTCACACAGCAAACCTGAAAACGCGTTTGACTCGTGGGATTGAATTAAACTTACCGCTTGTTTCCGCTTCAATGGATACAGTGACAGAAGCACGCTTAGCGATCGCTCTGGCACAAGAAGGTGGTATTGGTTTTATCCACAAAAACATGACTATCGAAGAACAAGCTCGCAACGTACGTAAAGTTAAGACGTATGAAGCGGGTATTATCTCTTTCCCTGTGACAGTTACTTCTGATCTTACGATTGCAGAAGCAATGGAACTTGCACAGGACAAGGGGTTCTCAGGTTTCCCGGTTGTTGGTGCAAACAACCAACTTGAAGGCATTGTAACTAGCCGTGATATGCGTTTCGAAACTAAGCTAGAAAAAGCAGTTTCAACGGTCATGACTAAGAAAGATGACTTAGTGACCGTAAAAGAAGGCGCATCTCGTGAAGAGATCCTTGGCCTAATGCACGAACACCGTATCGAAAAAATCTTAGTGGTTGATGACGCATTTGCACTAAAAGGCATGATCACCGTTAAGGATTACCAAAAAGCGCAAGATAAACCAAACGCATGTAAAGATGAGCAAGGCCGTCTGCGTGTTGGTGCTGCTGTTGGTGTCGGTGCTGGTACTGATGAGCGTATTGCTGCTTTGGTTGAAGCGGGTGTTGATGTACTACTAATCGATACTTCTCACGGCCATTCTCAAGGCGTTATCGACCGCGTTAAAGCCACGCGTGAAACTTATCCAGAACTACAGATCGTTGCAGGTAACGTAGCAACAGCTGAAGGTGCAATTGCACTGGCTGACGCTGGTGCGGATGCCGTTAAAGTAGGTATCGGCCCAGGTTCTATCTGTACTACTCGTATCGTTACGGGTTGTGGTGTACCTCAAATTACCGCGATTTCAGACGCAGTTGAAGGCCTAAAAGGCCGTGATATTCCAGTGATTGCTGACGGTGGTATCCGTTTCTCTGGCGATATCGTGAAGGCGCTAGTTGCTGGTGCTTCATGCGTAATGGTCGGTTCAATGCTGGCGGGTACTGAAGAGTCTCCTGGTGAAGTTGAACTGTACCAAGGCCGTTACTACAAGTCTTACCGTGGTATGGGTTCACTTGGTGCGATGAACCAAAAAGAAGGGTCGTCTGACCGTTACTTCCAGAAGAGCGATGCTGCTGACAAACTAGTACCTGAAGGCATCGAAGGCCGCGTAGCATACAAAGGACCAATCGCAACGATTATCCATCAGCAAATCGGTGGTATTCGTAGTGCAATGGGTCTAACTGGATGTGCAACCATTGAAGAATTAAATACTAAGCCGCAGTTTGTCCGTGTGACTTCTGCGGGGATGGGTGAGTCTCACGTACATGACGTGCAGATCACCAAAGAGGCGCCTAACTACCGTATGGGTTAA
- the guaA gene encoding glutamine-hydrolyzing GMP synthase yields MSKDIHDSRILILDFGSQYTQLIARRVREIGVYCELWAWDVTEEQIREFNPQGIILSGGPESTTLEGSPKAPDYVFEAGVPVLGICYGMQTMAMQLGGQVHSSDKKEFGYAKVEKVGDCKLFEAIEDHIEDGAGYLDVWMSHGDKVAKIPDTFKTSARTDTCPHAAMSWEEKRFYGVQFHPEVTHTQQGLRLLERFAIDICGCEKLWTPEQIIEDAIERIKEKVGDDEVILGLSGGVDSSVVAMLIHRAIGDKLTCVFVDNGLLRLNEGQQVMDMFGDKFGLNIIKVEAEERFLNALNGLNDPEDKRKAIGHTFIEVFDEQASQRVNAKWLAQGTIYPDVIESAASKTGKAHVIKSHHNVGGLPEDMELGLVEPLRELFKDEVRKIGLELGLPYDMLYRHPFPGPGLGVRVLGEIKKEYCDLLRRADAIFIEELHKADLYHKVSQAFAVFLPVRSVGVMGDARKYDWVISLRCVETIDFMTARWSHLPYELLGHVSNRIINEIDGISRVVYDVSGKPPATIEWE; encoded by the coding sequence ATGAGCAAAGATATCCACGATTCCCGAATTTTGATCTTAGACTTTGGTTCGCAATATACTCAGCTAATTGCACGTCGTGTACGTGAAATAGGTGTTTACTGTGAACTTTGGGCTTGGGATGTGACAGAAGAGCAGATCCGTGAGTTCAATCCTCAAGGTATCATTCTATCAGGTGGCCCAGAGTCAACGACGCTTGAAGGTAGCCCAAAAGCACCAGATTACGTATTCGAAGCAGGCGTGCCAGTACTGGGTATCTGTTACGGTATGCAGACGATGGCAATGCAGCTTGGTGGTCAGGTTCATAGCTCAGATAAAAAAGAGTTCGGCTACGCAAAAGTAGAGAAAGTAGGTGACTGTAAGCTATTTGAAGCGATTGAAGATCACATCGAAGATGGTGCAGGTTACCTAGACGTGTGGATGAGCCATGGCGATAAAGTTGCTAAAATTCCAGATACGTTCAAAACTTCAGCGAGAACGGATACTTGCCCTCATGCGGCAATGTCTTGGGAAGAAAAGCGTTTTTACGGTGTACAGTTCCACCCAGAAGTAACGCACACTCAGCAAGGTTTGCGTTTACTAGAGCGTTTTGCAATTGATATATGTGGTTGTGAAAAACTATGGACGCCTGAGCAAATCATTGAAGATGCAATTGAGCGTATCAAAGAGAAAGTAGGGGATGACGAAGTTATCCTTGGCCTATCTGGTGGTGTTGATTCGTCAGTGGTTGCAATGCTTATTCACCGTGCGATTGGCGATAAGCTAACCTGTGTATTTGTTGATAATGGCCTACTGCGCTTGAACGAAGGCCAGCAAGTAATGGATATGTTCGGTGATAAGTTTGGTCTGAACATCATCAAAGTAGAAGCTGAAGAGCGCTTCCTTAACGCGCTGAACGGCTTAAACGACCCTGAAGACAAACGTAAAGCAATTGGTCATACCTTTATTGAAGTATTCGATGAGCAAGCAAGCCAGCGTGTGAATGCGAAATGGCTAGCACAAGGTACGATTTACCCTGATGTTATCGAATCGGCAGCATCAAAAACCGGCAAAGCGCATGTGATCAAATCTCACCACAACGTGGGTGGATTACCTGAAGATATGGAGCTTGGTCTGGTTGAGCCACTACGTGAACTATTTAAAGACGAAGTTCGCAAGATTGGTCTAGAGCTTGGCCTACCATATGACATGCTTTATCGTCACCCGTTCCCAGGCCCAGGTCTTGGTGTTCGTGTACTTGGCGAAATCAAGAAAGAATACTGTGACTTACTGCGCCGTGCTGACGCTATCTTCATTGAAGAGCTACATAAAGCGGACCTTTACCACAAAGTGTCTCAGGCATTCGCCGTGTTCCTACCTGTACGCTCTGTTGGCGTGATGGGCGATGCACGTAAATACGATTGGGTGATCTCACTACGTTGTGTTGAAACGATTGACTTTATGACGGCACGTTGGTCACACTTACCATACGAGCTACTAGGCCACGTTTCAAACCGTATCATCAATGAAATCGATGGTATTTCTCGCGTGGTTTACGATGTATCAGGTAAGCCGCCAGCGACAATCGAGTGGGAATAA
- a CDS encoding P-loop NTPase fold protein — protein MSEKNDNINDFLDYYFEFEQAPEYAVMIKGAWGSGKSWFIQKALDRLTENSGKYLYVSLYGMVCFEDIENSFFEQMHPVLSSKGMKLTSKIAKGLLKATIKLDLDGDGKSETTAKIPAEELKLPDYLKNTDSFVLVFDDLERCSMKIGDVLGYINQFVEHQGYKVLIVANEDEILDKSDDNKCYSRAKEKLIGKTFELVPNTDLALESFIDSSSSDKIKKIYKDNLTNIISVYSSSQCKNLRHLKQALWDFERLYNALPSSSFDKVDLITELLNLFLCFAFETRSANYSIQIISRVKDSIYDGLLDKDKDKPKSLYSVLSSKYPMINFSDSLVEESVWVDFLIRA, from the coding sequence ATGTCTGAGAAAAACGATAACATAAATGATTTCCTAGATTACTATTTTGAGTTTGAACAGGCTCCAGAATATGCTGTCATGATCAAAGGAGCATGGGGTTCGGGTAAGTCGTGGTTTATACAAAAAGCGCTTGACCGTCTGACGGAAAACTCAGGTAAATATTTATATGTAAGTCTTTATGGGATGGTTTGCTTTGAGGATATTGAAAACTCGTTTTTTGAGCAAATGCATCCTGTGCTTTCTTCAAAGGGAATGAAACTGACTTCAAAGATTGCTAAAGGACTATTAAAAGCAACGATTAAATTAGATTTAGATGGTGATGGGAAGAGTGAAACAACAGCTAAAATCCCAGCTGAAGAGTTAAAATTGCCAGATTACCTGAAAAACACAGATAGCTTTGTACTCGTCTTTGATGATTTAGAGCGATGTTCAATGAAAATTGGTGATGTATTAGGTTATATAAATCAGTTTGTTGAGCACCAAGGCTATAAAGTACTAATCGTTGCAAATGAAGATGAAATACTTGATAAATCTGATGACAATAAATGTTACTCAAGAGCAAAAGAAAAACTAATTGGCAAAACCTTTGAGCTGGTTCCAAATACCGATTTAGCACTTGAATCTTTTATAGATTCTTCATCATCAGATAAAATAAAAAAAATCTACAAAGATAACTTGACCAATATAATTTCAGTTTATTCCAGTTCGCAATGTAAAAATTTACGGCACTTAAAACAAGCGCTATGGGATTTTGAACGACTTTACAATGCGTTGCCAAGCTCCAGCTTTGATAAAGTAGATTTGATCACTGAACTTCTTAATTTATTCTTATGCTTCGCATTTGAAACAAGGAGCGCAAATTATTCAATCCAAATAATATCTCGCGTAAAAGATAGTATATACGATGGCTTACTCGATAAAGACAAAGATAAGCCCAAATCACTATATTCAGTTTTATCTTCAAAATATCCGATGATCAATTTTAGTGATTCTTTAGTAGAAGAATCAGTATGGGTTGATTTTTTGATAAGGGCATAA
- the tnpA gene encoding IS66 family insertion sequence element accessory protein TnpA, with translation MPKHKTAQQWFTLIEQQALSGLSITDFCQQHNLSTKSFYYHRAKHHKKKAPQKSQSSFVAAQPAVPAPVPSRHCCNSNMARARYCCHQQQIPFGSQKVNR, from the coding sequence ATGCCTAAACATAAGACCGCGCAGCAATGGTTTACACTTATCGAGCAGCAAGCGCTTAGTGGCTTGTCTATCACTGATTTTTGCCAGCAGCACAACCTCAGTACAAAATCCTTCTATTATCATCGCGCTAAGCATCATAAGAAAAAAGCGCCTCAGAAATCTCAGTCTTCCTTTGTGGCTGCTCAGCCTGCTGTGCCAGCGCCCGTCCCCAGCCGCCACTGTTGCAATTCAAACATGGCCAGAGCACGGTATTGCTGCCATCAACAACAGATACCCTTTGGCTCGCAGAAAGTAAATCGCTGA
- a CDS encoding transposase codes for MATARKRQISLTDTKYYHCISRCVRRAFLCGEDKFTGKSYEHRRDWVEEKLLMLGSVFCIDVCAYAVMSNHTHIVLYVDDKKAKRLSDKTIVIRWHKLFKGNWISRKFTEGEPLNESEQLIFDELVHEYRERLADISWFMRVLNEDIARRANKEDNCTGRFWEGRFKSQALLDEAALAACLAYVDLNPIRAKIAATPETSDYTSIKKRIDHAKLGKQPKSLLRFAGSPRKHMPKGLPFELKSYIELVELTGQCIRADKRGYIFESQPILTRLNIEPENWIKLTTQFSRVFHGAVGRERTITAYCETLQKRRRTNLTNCERLLA; via the coding sequence ATGGCTACTGCCCGTAAAAGACAAATCAGTCTAACCGACACCAAATACTACCACTGCATCTCCCGTTGCGTAAGGCGCGCATTTTTGTGCGGTGAAGATAAATTTACTGGCAAATCATACGAACACCGCCGTGATTGGGTTGAAGAAAAGCTCCTGATGTTGGGCTCCGTGTTTTGTATTGATGTCTGTGCTTATGCTGTGATGAGTAATCACACCCACATTGTTTTATATGTTGATGATAAAAAGGCTAAGCGCCTGTCGGATAAAACGATTGTGATACGATGGCACAAGTTGTTTAAAGGTAATTGGATAAGCCGTAAATTTACTGAAGGTGAGCCACTCAATGAGTCGGAACAATTGATATTCGACGAGCTGGTTCATGAGTACAGAGAAAGACTCGCAGATATTAGCTGGTTTATGCGGGTACTTAACGAAGACATCGCCCGCCGAGCAAATAAAGAAGATAATTGTACAGGTCGGTTTTGGGAAGGACGGTTTAAATCCCAAGCATTACTAGACGAGGCAGCACTGGCTGCTTGTCTCGCTTACGTAGACCTAAACCCAATTAGAGCCAAAATCGCCGCAACGCCCGAGACCTCAGACTACACCAGCATCAAAAAGCGCATTGACCATGCGAAATTAGGTAAACAACCAAAAAGTCTCCTACGCTTTGCTGGTAGCCCACGAAAACATATGCCTAAAGGCCTACCTTTTGAACTCAAATCCTATATTGAGTTGGTTGAACTCACAGGCCAATGTATTCGCGCCGACAAACGAGGCTATATCTTTGAGTCACAACCCATTCTTACTCGACTAAATATCGAACCTGAGAACTGGATAAAACTCACTACGCAATTTTCTCGGGTATTCCACGGTGCAGTTGGTCGAGAGCGAACAATAACCGCTTACTGTGAAACACTGCAAAAACGACGACGGACAAACCTAACAAACTGCGAGCGCTTGTTGGCTTAG
- the rimI gene encoding ribosomal protein S18-alanine N-acetyltransferase, which translates to MQVKQGGLLQFPLNEIMQVEQACHAFPWSEKTMQSCLHGRYFNTAIVDGNTLVGFYVAERAGPDLTLMDICIRPNYQGKGYAKPLMEDLLAQAESLQAENIFLEVRASNTAAIALYHRYGFVEMGLRKNYYPSTHGREDAMLMALPLA; encoded by the coding sequence ATGCAAGTTAAGCAAGGTGGTTTACTGCAGTTTCCACTTAATGAGATTATGCAAGTAGAACAAGCTTGTCATGCTTTTCCTTGGAGTGAGAAAACCATGCAGTCTTGCCTTCACGGTCGTTACTTTAATACGGCTATTGTTGATGGTAATACGCTGGTAGGCTTCTACGTTGCAGAGCGTGCGGGCCCAGACTTAACCTTGATGGATATTTGTATTCGTCCTAATTATCAAGGTAAGGGCTACGCGAAGCCATTAATGGAAGATTTGTTAGCGCAAGCGGAGAGCTTGCAGGCAGAAAATATCTTTCTTGAGGTAAGAGCGTCAAACACTGCGGCAATCGCGTTATATCATCGCTATGGTTTTGTCGAAATGGGCTTGAGAAAAAACTACTACCCGAGCACTCATGGTCGTGAAGATGCAATGCTCATGGCTTTACCATTAGCCTAA